The proteins below are encoded in one region of Apium graveolens cultivar Ventura chromosome 4, ASM990537v1, whole genome shotgun sequence:
- the LOC141718814 gene encoding uncharacterized protein LOC141718814, producing the protein MTSSPSYLKVAFSNVSTSANIPFIDASHPYYLHPSNHPGLILITITLNEQNYNKWFRSMKVALSSKLKLGFMDGTYDKPVNATLLLHWNRCNDIVISWILNTGSSEIHQSVMYMSSAKDIWDDVSIRFAQTNVPKFISNKLSQCLMGLSEQYTAIRGHLLLMTVNPSLSAAYSLLLQEENQRELGYNPYVSTLSQNCLSADKWILDSGVTDHITPHFKLLTDVYAITTVLHLSNGCHTPVTHAGTVHLHKNIVLTDVLYVPTFTYNLLSIPKLTSTNSCAIVFNSNAYYIQDHILKKIIEIGELQEGLYLFHNPAVSHKSLSVIPLSKSQALCNSVPSPSVTNSLLWHARLGHPSISSIKFLPKSMCLYFATDTTPHKDKFSNRSIKCVFFGYPFSQKAYRVMNFQTKRVFVSRDVLFNEHIFPFKKEISVSSPAPYLFNPDVIEFIDPISDGSVPDCIIDSPPLDTSSPPVTSTISSVPSTSEHVHTIDTLVPIIQPTR; encoded by the exons ATGACGTCGTCTCCATCTTACTTGAAGGTTGCATTTAGTAATGTTTCAACATCTGCAAATATTCCATTTATTGATGCATCTCATCCATATTACCTTCATCCTTCTAATCATCCAGGTTTGATATTGATTACTATCACTCTGAATGAGCAAAACTATAATAAATGGTTTAGATCTATGAAAGTTGCTCTTTCCTCTAAGCTAAAGTTAGGTTTTATGGATGGAACGTATGATAAACCTGTTAATGCTACTCTTCTTTTACACTGGAATCGATGCAATGATATTGTAATCTCATGGATTTTAAATACCGGTTCATCTGAAATTCATCAGAGTGTTATGTATATGTCTAGTGCTAAAGACATTTGGGATGATGTCTCCATAAGATTTGCTCAGACAAATGTTCCTAAATT TATAAGTAACAAGCTGTCACAGTGTCTAATGGGACTTTCTGAGCAATATACTGCAATAAGGGGTCATTTGCTACTTATGACAGTCAATCCTAGTCTCAGTGCAGCTTACAGTCTTTTGCTGCAAGAGGAAAATCAGAGGGAACTAGGTTATAATCCTTATGTTTCAACTCTTTCT CAAAATTGTTTAAGTGCGGATAAGTGGATTCTAGATTCAGGAGTTACTGACCATATCACTCCTCATTTTAAGTTACTGACTGATGTATATGCAATTACCACTGTACTACACTTATCTAATGGTTGTCACACTCCTGTCACTCATGCAGGAACTGTTCACCTCCACAAAAATATTGTCTTAACTGATGTCCTCTATGTGCCTACATTCACCTATAATTTGTTATCTATTCCTAAACTCACATCCACAAACTCTTGTGCTATAGTTTTTAACTCAAATGCCTATTATATACAGGACCATATCTTGAAGAAGATTATCGAGATTGGTGAACTTCAAGAGGGCTTGTATCTTTTTCACAATCCAGCTGTCAGTCATAAAAGCTTGTCGGTCATTCCTCTTTCTAAAAGTCAGGCATTATGTAATTCTGTTCCTTCTCCTTCTGTAACAAATTCATTGTTGTGGCATGCTCGTTTAGGGCACCCATCTATTTCATCTATAAAGTTTTTACCCAAGTCAAT GTGTTTATATTTTGCTACTGATACTACTCCTCATAAGGATAAATTCAGTAATAGATCAATTAAATGTGTGTTTTTTGGCTACCCCTTCTCTCAAAAAGCATATCGAGTTATGAATTTTCAAACCAAGCGAGTTTTTGTTTCTCGAGATGTGTTATTTAATGAACATATATTTCCTTTTAAGAAGGAAATTTCCGTGTCATCTCCTGCCCCTTATCTCTTTAATCCTGATGTTATTGAGTTTATTGATCCTATCTCTGATGGTTCTGTACCTGATTGCATCATTGATTCTCCACCTCTTGATACTTCAAGTCCTCCTGTAACATCCACTATATCTTCTGTGCCATCTACTTCAGAACATGTTCACACTATAGATACCCTAGTACCTATCATACAACCTACACGATAA